The Acidobacteriota bacterium region CCGCCACCGGCGAGGAGCGGCACGATCGACAGCATCTTCGCGGAAGTGCCGATCTCGAGGATCGGAAACAGATCGGTCAGGTAGTCGCGCAGCGCATTGCCGGTGACCGAGATGGTGTCCAGACCTTTGCGGATCCGCTCGAGCGAGTACTTCATCGCCTCATCCGGCGCCATGATGCGAATCTCGAGCCCCCTTGTGTCGTGGTCTTTGAGATATGTCTCAACTTTCGCGATCACCTGCCTGTCGTGCGCCCGCTTCTTGTCGAGCCAGACGATCGCCGGCGCGCCGGTCGCCCGTGCGCGCGTGACAGCGAGCCTGACCCAGTCGCGGACGGGAATGTCCTTGGTCTGACACGATCGGAAGATGTCCCCGTCATCGACTTTCTGCGCGAGCAGTGTCTCACCCGACGACTCCACGACGACCCGGATGGTGCCCGCGCCGGGGGAGATGAACGTCTTGTCATGCGAGCCGTACTCTTCCGCCTTCTGCGCCATCAGGCCGACATTCGGCACGCTGCCCATCGTCGCCGGATCGAGCGCCCCGTGCTGCTGGCAATCCTCGATGACGGTCTTGTAGATCGTCGCGTAACAGCGGTCGGGGATCATCGCCTTGGTGTCGTGGAGCTTGCCGTCGGGTCCCCACATCCGGCCCGACTCGCGAACCACCACCGGCATCGAGGCGTCGACGATGATGTCGTTGGGCGCATGGAGGTTGGTGATGCCCTTGTCCGAATCGACCATCGCCAGCGCGGGGCGGGTGGCATAGACGGCCTGGATATCGGCCTCGATCTCCGCCTGCTTGTCGGCCGGCAGACTCTGAATCTTGGCGTAGACGTCGCCCAGGCCGTTGCTTGGGTTCACGCCCAGCTGCTTGAACGTGGCGGCATGCTTGTCGAACACGGTCTTGTAGAAGACTGTGACGGCGTGGCCGAACATCACCGGATCGGACACCTTCATCATCGTGGCTTTGAGATGGAGCGACAGAAGCACGCCCGTTCGGCGCGCGTCCTCGATCTGCTCCTCGAAGAAGCCGCGCAACGCCTTCACCTGCATCACCGACGTGTCGAGGATCTCGCTCGCCAGCAGGCCCATCCCCTTCTTAAGGACCGTGACCGCACCATCGGCCGCCACGAACTCGTAGCGGACGCTTGTCGCCTGCGGAACGGTCGTGGAGGTCTCGCTGCCATAGAAGTCGCCGCCGGTCATGTGTGCGACGTGCGCCTTCGAGTCCGGGGCCCAGGCGCCGAGCTTGTGCGGATGCTTCTTCGAGAACGCCTTCACCGAGAGCGGCGAACGGCGGTCGGAGTTGCCTTCGCGGAGCACGGGGTTCACGGCGCTCCCGAGCGCCTTCGCGAACCGCGCCTGCAGGGCCCGCTCGGCATCATCCTTCGGGGCTTCGGGGTAGTCCGGGATCGCGTACCCGTGCGCCTGGAGTTCCTTGATGGCCTCCTTGAGCTGCGGGATGGACGCCGAGATGTTCGGCAGCTTGATGATGTTGGCCTCGGGCCGCTGGGTGAGCGCGCCGAGCTGCGCGAGGTAGTCGGGGATCCGCTGCGCCTCGGCGAGGCATTCCGGGAAGATGGCGATGATGCGGCCGGCGAGCGAAATGTCCCGCGTCTCGACCGAGACTCCCGTCCCCT contains the following coding sequences:
- a CDS encoding NADP-dependent isocitrate dehydrogenase, which produces MKTETSTIIWTQIDEAPALATLSLLPIVQAFTKGTGVSVETRDISLAGRIIAIFPECLAEAQRIPDYLAQLGALTQRPEANIIKLPNISASIPQLKEAIKELQAHGYAIPDYPEAPKDDAERALQARFAKALGSAVNPVLREGNSDRRSPLSVKAFSKKHPHKLGAWAPDSKAHVAHMTGGDFYGSETSTTVPQATSVRYEFVAADGAVTVLKKGMGLLASEILDTSVMQVKALRGFFEEQIEDARRTGVLLSLHLKATMMKVSDPVMFGHAVTVFYKTVFDKHAATFKQLGVNPSNGLGDVYAKIQSLPADKQAEIEADIQAVYATRPALAMVDSDKGITNLHAPNDIIVDASMPVVVRESGRMWGPDGKLHDTKAMIPDRCYATIYKTVIEDCQQHGALDPATMGSVPNVGLMAQKAEEYGSHDKTFISPGAGTIRVVVESSGETLLAQKVDDGDIFRSCQTKDIPVRDWVRLAVTRARATGAPAIVWLDKKRAHDRQVIAKVETYLKDHDTRGLEIRIMAPDEAMKYSLERIRKGLDTISVTGNALRDYLTDLFPILEIGTSAKMLSIVPLLAGGGLFETGAGGSAPKHVQQFQKEGYLRWDSLGEFSALSASLEHIGSTYHNERAALLAETLDQATGRFLDNNRSPARKVGQIDNRGSHFYLAMYWAEALAAQTKDKDMQARFARLAKQLIEHEAKINEELLAAQGKPVDMGGYYQPDLVKTTAAMRPSPTLNAIIDAMA